The following proteins come from a genomic window of Verrucomicrobiota bacterium:
- a CDS encoding TRIC cation channel family protein, with protein LFAVSGAHKALAYKLNPVMATLLGMLTGIGGGMARDVLLAEIPTVLRADLYAVAALVGAAIVVIANLLQLPSGVAALVGAALCFGLRVMAIKHGWRLPVARADRRPSRDTETADDGSET; from the coding sequence CTTTTTGCGGTCTCGGGGGCACACAAGGCCCTCGCGTATAAGCTGAATCCGGTCATGGCAACCTTGCTCGGCATGTTGACGGGAATCGGCGGCGGCATGGCGCGCGATGTTCTGTTGGCCGAGATCCCCACCGTGTTGCGGGCGGACCTTTATGCGGTGGCGGCCTTGGTTGGTGCCGCGATTGTCGTGATCGCAAACCTGCTGCAACTGCCTTCCGGCGTGGCAGCGCTCGTAGGGGCGGCCCTCTGCTTCGGACTCCGCGTCATGGCGATCAAACATGGCTGGCGGCTCCCGGTCGCCCGGGCGGATAGGCGACCTTCCAGGGACACCGAGACGGCGGACGATGGTTCGGAAACTTGA
- a CDS encoding Uma2 family endonuclease, with the protein MSAPVTTERSFAEQHAINCRAVERLWADPRYAQTDQTIETDRDGNPLMSPPPEWHHDIRKNRITVQLARLISEGEALVETAVSTHAGVKVPDASWFSEERLRQRFEAAADDRLTKIAPDLCVEVLSPDEEETLKTKRAAYFGVGVREVWLCDLDGTMRFYGPEGRLERSKICPDFPRRISAEYRPGA; encoded by the coding sequence ATGAGCGCTCCCGTTACCACCGAGCGATCTTTTGCCGAGCAGCACGCCATCAACTGCCGGGCTGTGGAACGGCTTTGGGCTGACCCCCGTTATGCGCAAACCGATCAAACCATCGAAACCGATCGAGACGGCAACCCCCTCATGAGCCCCCCGCCGGAATGGCATCACGACATCCGAAAAAATCGAATCACGGTACAGCTCGCGCGATTGATTTCTGAAGGCGAGGCGCTCGTCGAGACAGCCGTCTCGACCCATGCGGGGGTGAAAGTGCCGGACGCGTCCTGGTTTAGTGAGGAACGCTTGAGACAACGGTTCGAAGCCGCGGCCGATGATCGGTTAACGAAAATTGCGCCGGACCTCTGCGTGGAGGTTTTATCACCTGATGAAGAAGAAACGCTCAAGACAAAGCGGGCGGCTTACTTCGGCGTTGGGGTACGGGAAGTGTGGTTATGCGACCTCGACGGAACGATGCGCTTTTACGGTCCGGAGGGACGGCTGGAGCGCTCAAAAATCTGCCCTGATTTTCCTCGAAGGATTTCGGCAGAGTATAGGCCCGGGGCCTAA